The genomic segment CGACGGAGTCATCCTTGTCTATGCCAGAGAAGAACAACAGATCTCTCGCCAGATCGAGCGCGACGGCGCCACGCCGGAACACGCGCTCGAGCGCGTGCGCGCCCAGCTCCCCATCGAGGAAAAACGCGCTCTGGCCGACCACATCATCGACAACAGCGGTTCGATCGCAGAGACAGAAGCGCAGACAGAAGCCCTCTTCCACCTCCTGACCTAGCACGAACAAGTCAACCAGCGGGGACGGAGTTTACAATTGACTTGTCAAAGAGGGGCCGCTGCCCCTCTTTGACAAGTCAATTGTAAACTCCGTCCCCGCTGGTTGACTTGTTCTCTAGTCGATTTCCTCGACGTGCTCCACGACGTCCACCTGGCGAACCGCCGCGACGAAGGCGGCCATGCGGGCGGGATCCTTTCGCACGTCTCCCTCCCGTTCGACACCGGTTGCCACATCGACACCCCAGGGCAGCAGGTCACCCAGGCCTTCCAACGCATCGGCGACGTTTTCCGGGTTGAGTCCGCCCGCGAGGATCAGATCTGCGCCCTCGGCGATCAGCTCGGCAGCCTCGGTCCAGTTCCAGGTCTCGCCTTTTCCGCCGCCCTTCGTCGGGTGGTCGAGGAGTAACAAGGCTCCGGGGTATCGATCCGCCGCTTCGCGATCGGCACCGCGCACCGCCTTGATCACCGGGTAGTCCACCAGCTCGATGTCTTCCTCGGATTCGTCCCCGTGGAACTGGATTCGCTCCAGCTCGACCCGGCGGGTGACACGCTCGATCTCCGCCCACGGCGCATCCCGAAAGATGGCGACGCGCTCGACTTGTCCTTCGACCCTCCGGGCGATCGCCTCGGCATCGTCGAGGTTGAGGCAGCGCGGCGAATCCGCCACGAAGTTCAGCCCGATCAAGTCGGCCCCGGCATCGACTGCCGCTGCCGCGTCATCGGGTTGCACGATTCCACAGATCTTGATGCGTACGCTCACTGGGCTCCTCGAAGACGCAGGAGAGCGCCCTCAACGTCTGTTTCTCGCATCAGCGATTCTCCGACCAACAGGGCATCGGCCCCGGCGGCCGCGAGTCGCTTCACGTCCTCCGGCCCGAAGATACCGCTCTCAGAGACCAACACGGCATCTCTCGGAACTTTCGGTGCGAGCCTTTCCGTGGTGGCGAGATCCGTCACGAAGCGGCGCAGGTTCCGATTGTTCACTCCGATCAGGTCGGCTCCGATCGAAGCGGCCACGTCCAACTCGGCCTCATCGTGGACTTCCACCAGCACATCCATTCCAAGTTTTCCTGCATGCACGCTCAGCCGCTCCAGGGCCGAACGATCGAGTGCGCTCACGATCAACAACACCGCATCGGCGCCGGCCGCTCGGGCTTCGTCGATCTGGTAGGCGTCGATCACGAAATCCTTGCGCAGGAGCGGCAGGGCCGTAACCGCCCGCACGGCACGAAAGATGTCGAGGCTTCCGCCGAAAAAGTGTTCGTCGGTGAGGACCGAGAGCGCCGCAGCACCAGCCGCAGTGTAGGCCCGCGCGATCTCCACCGGGTCGAAATCGGCACGGATCTCTCCCTTGCTGGGCGAGCGTCGCTTGATCTCCGCGATGACCCGTGGCTTCGGCCCCTCCGTCAGGGCGCGGCGGAAGCCCCGAGCCGGCACGCTCATCTCGCTCGCGGCTCGGGCCATGTCGTCGCCCGACGTTCGCGAGCGCGCGGAGACGAGTTCCTCGCGCTTATGGGCCAGAATGTCATCCAGGATGTTCATGCCGTGCCGCGGCCTTTCGTGGCGCGAACCAGGGCCTCGAGCTTCTCCCGAGCCGCTCCCGCATCCAGACTCTTGCGCGCGAGTTCAGCTCCAGCCACCCAATCTTCCGCGGCGCCAGCGACCCACAGGGCCGCTCCCGCATTCGCCACGACGATGTCGCGTCGCGGCCCAGGCTCTCCATCGAGGATCTTCCGCGCAAGGCTCGCGTTCTCTTCCGCATCGCCACCCCGGAGGCTCTCGGGATCCGCCAGCCCGATCCCGATCTCTGCCGGGTCGAGCTCCAGCGGCCGAACGCCGCCAGAATCCACCCACGCGGCGTGGCTCGGCCCGGTCACCGTGATCTCGTCGAGGCCGTCACTACCATGGACCACCAGCGCCCTCTCGGCACCGAGTTCGAGGAGAACCTCCGCCAGGCGCTGAACCCACGCTCGACCGAACACGCCGATGAGCTGGCGCCGCGCGCCGACCGGATTGAGCAGCGGCCCCATGCAGTTCATGACGGTTCGCAGGCCGAGCTGTTGACGGACAGGAGCCACGAAACGCATCGCCGGATGCGCCCGGCGCGCAAAGAACGGCCCGATACCGACCTCGGCGAGAACCTCCGCCGCGGCTTCGATCGGGAGATCCGCTTCCACCCCCAGGGCTTCGAGCACATCGAAGCTACCGGTGCGGCTCGAGGCGGCCCGGTTGCCATGTTTGGCAACCGGCACGCCGGCACCCGCGACCACGAACGCAGCCACCGTGGAGACATTGAAGGTATCCGCACCGTCTCCACCCGTGCCGCAGGTATCCACCGTGCGCGGATCGACGAGGGCCGACGTCTCCGCCCGGCCTCGCAACACCCGGGCCAGGGTCGCGATCTCGCGCGTCGTCTCTCCCTTCGCGCGAAGGGCGATCAGGAGCGCGGTGATCTGCACCTCGCTGGCATCGCCGTCCATGATCGTGCCAAACGCAGCCTCCAGCAGCTCCGAGGGAACCTCGTGGCCGTCGAGTGCGCACTCGATGGCACCGACGAGACTCATCGGACGGTCGCCCCATGCCCGCAACGGGCGACGAAGTTTCCGAGCAGCCGCTTCCCCTCGCCGGTCAGGATCGACTCGGGATGGAACTGCACTCCTTCGATTTCGAGCTCCCGGTGGCGAACCCCCATGATCTCACCGTCCGCCGTGCGCGCCGTCACGGCCAGAACGTCTGGACAATGGTCGCCATCGATCACCAGGCTGTGGTAGCGGGTCGCCTCGAAGGGGATCGGCAGGCCGGCGAACACGCCCTCTTCTTCGTGGCGAATCTCAGACGTCTTGCCATGCATGATCTTGCGCGCGCCAACGATCCGTCCTCCGAAACACTGGCCGATCGCCTGGTGGCCAAGGCACACGCCGAGCACGGGAATGCCCGCCTCGCCGAAGGCCCGGACGGCCGGAACCGATACGCCCGCGTCTTCCGGGCGGCCAGGCCCGGGAGAGATGACCAGCCCATCGGGCCCGCGTGCAACGAGGCTCTCGACGCTCTCGTCGTCATTGCGCAGGACCTCGGTCTCCGCGCCGAGTTCGCCCAGATACTGGAAGAGGTTGTACGCGAAGGAATCGTAGTTGTCGATCATCAGCAAGCGCGGCATCAGCTTCCGTCTTCCGGCCCTTGGCACGACATTAGTCGGTTCCTTCCCGCGCCATGTCGATGGCCTGGATCATGGCGCGCGCCTTGTTGTTGCACTCGAGGAACTCGAGTTCCGGAACCGAGTCCGCCACGACACCCGCACCCGCCTGAACATGGACCTCACCGTCATGAACGAGCATGGTCCGAATCGTGATGGCCAGATCCATGTTCCCCGAATAGTCGATATACCCGGCGCAGCCACCGAAGGGCCCGCGCCGAACACACTCGAGTTCGTCGATGATCTCCATGGCCCGCACTTTCGGCGCGCCAGAAAGGGTGCCAGCGGGAAACGTCGCGCGCAGCAGATCGAGCCAGTCGCGCTCCCCGGTCAGCCGGCCCTGGACGTTCGACACGGTGTGCATGACGTGGGAGTAGCG from the bacterium genome contains:
- a CDS encoding phosphoribosylanthranilate isomerase; amino-acid sequence: MSVRIKICGIVQPDDAAAAVDAGADLIGLNFVADSPRCLNLDDAEAIARRVEGQVERVAIFRDAPWAEIERVTRRVELERIQFHGDESEEDIELVDYPVIKAVRGADREAADRYPGALLLLDHPTKGGGKGETWNWTEAAELIAEGADLILAGGLNPENVADALEGLGDLLPWGVDVATGVEREGDVRKDPARMAAFVAAVRQVDVVEHVEEID
- the trpD gene encoding anthranilate phosphoribosyltransferase, coding for MSLVGAIECALDGHEVPSELLEAAFGTIMDGDASEVQITALLIALRAKGETTREIATLARVLRGRAETSALVDPRTVDTCGTGGDGADTFNVSTVAAFVVAGAGVPVAKHGNRAASSRTGSFDVLEALGVEADLPIEAAAEVLAEVGIGPFFARRAHPAMRFVAPVRQQLGLRTVMNCMGPLLNPVGARRQLIGVFGRAWVQRLAEVLLELGAERALVVHGSDGLDEITVTGPSHAAWVDSGGVRPLELDPAEIGIGLADPESLRGGDAEENASLARKILDGEPGPRRDIVVANAGAALWVAGAAEDWVAGAELARKSLDAGAAREKLEALVRATKGRGTA
- the trpC gene encoding indole-3-glycerol phosphate synthase TrpC yields the protein MNILDDILAHKREELVSARSRTSGDDMARAASEMSVPARGFRRALTEGPKPRVIAEIKRRSPSKGEIRADFDPVEIARAYTAAGAAALSVLTDEHFFGGSLDIFRAVRAVTALPLLRKDFVIDAYQIDEARAAGADAVLLIVSALDRSALERLSVHAGKLGMDVLVEVHDEAELDVAASIGADLIGVNNRNLRRFVTDLATTERLAPKVPRDAVLVSESGIFGPEDVKRLAAAGADALLVGESLMRETDVEGALLRLRGAQ
- a CDS encoding aminodeoxychorismate/anthranilate synthase component II, whose product is MPRLLMIDNYDSFAYNLFQYLGELGAETEVLRNDDESVESLVARGPDGLVISPGPGRPEDAGVSVPAVRAFGEAGIPVLGVCLGHQAIGQCFGGRIVGARKIMHGKTSEIRHEEEGVFAGLPIPFEATRYHSLVIDGDHCPDVLAVTARTADGEIMGVRHRELEIEGVQFHPESILTGEGKRLLGNFVARCGHGATVR